In candidate division KSB1 bacterium, one DNA window encodes the following:
- a CDS encoding Ig-like domain-containing protein yields MSAMNSQQWLRRVWWLGVMVAGFGFGAGHAQTRIMPLGNSITEGVGSSHSAGYRYYLFNLLGNAGVSFDFVGSLQDGSGFSDTEHEGHSGFRAEQLDVTAYLTQHNPDYVLLEVGTNDISQGDTPAQVRDDIAAILDAIHAYNPAIQTYLSTVVPRKDNAAKETATEQLNALLPALVSDKVAAGHKLVLVDNHSRLVADPNWETTLMADNLHPNDSGYELMATEFFNAIQGYQPGVDDFADDFNGGVLSANWTAHPAFQVQSNQLVNTATVDAWDNHLAIPNVITNPNVLEFTYGSLSNAEGRYFTGVALLLDRAATDASGYLLLRNETSVRLFTIVNGLPGVSVATVAGNVTPPPQAGDRLRVEWHSDAGGHHFVVYLNDQLDAVVDDPAKLQGNAVTTYAGMMVHGNTSDGVDDFHLYKQTDATPPAFVSDLSTTTVTSTSVELRWTAPGDDGNTGTARSYDLRYATSLITEANFNSATPVAGLGNPKPAGSIETVTVSGLRSGTRYYFALKSSDEIGNTSALSNVVEVTTTVLTLSSDTFDRPGPSLGANWAADARLQIINNEVQHTATIDIWTPAVFKLGRNAQEVSIVWGQNATVYGANFSGVLVLADSFTTRPNGYMIQHSNERGKTRLWHMQNGNLVTILDEGTAFGPNTQAGSEMKVIIRREAAAHFFDVYINGVFDRTLSDPNKRENGSYSGFVLESTLGAENALTQFEVGVQPGSPAKLLVVSGDKQTARVRQKLANPLKVSLYDSFDNPVPGAEVNFTATLGQASFSRADNNIRLEAESGQITAPLVVQDDPEASGGKYLVYPVPQNDAGSAVYTFNIPVSGTYYIWARNLTPGESGANSWTVRVDGGAPFVYDVFQGQRSNTWKWDLLSERGTGNPSNPQFDPKTFEWAAGQHTLVVEGRFDRARLDKFLITRDASYIPQGKEEGGSRTDENGIASTEVVLGTLAGPVKVEAQFGALVPAVFHLTAKPGFPGGLVQPGGSGQSGPAGQFLAQPFTVVVTDSFGNPTADGRVSWVVTEGTGQLSSYRVISDSTGRVEVDFAPGNGSSQNKVEAAAAFTSQRFEFTAQTSSGVASAAELVSGSNQTGAVASTLPAPLVLRVADAGGQPVAGFPVEFETMRGGGTTSGHNLVENSGFEKGNNGLPSQWTLEGNPTTDEVRLNSSNPHAGSRSVFVNANRNGVGISQVISYAANTSYTLTFWAKVDSGVLRVSWRMNDAAGNQQETIVDVTAEATAGGWRRYLVTATNQAAANRQLFFRTLNSGKFRVDDVSVVRNTGADGRLAVNWTLGDTVGTQQVRARARNASGADLSGSPVVFTAQATVGAAARLVEVSGNNQLGTAGQPLGAPFVVKVTDVVGNPVSGSTVLFEVIQGGGNLAGATTANLVTNAQGLAQVVLTLGSNATVSNQVRASAAGLTGSPIVFTAGIGTPARLAKVSGDNQVGTAGSPAPGNLVVKITDAGNKAISGASVTFTVQQGNGTINGQSTAVIRTDGNGEARALFVLGPLTGGENRVRASAEFNGQALQGSPQNFVVRAAALKEMAMISGNNQTGIAGETLANPFRVMLVDTLNHGVPQQEVTFTVIEGGGRLDNGGTSSIVRTDSTGRAQVRLTLGSQIGTNNNKVRAQAAIALPGSPQIFQASAQVGPPAVLKKIDGDSLSGVVNNPLPEPFVVQVTDRAGNPLFGVKVIFEVLEGGGNLDGVTRDTVTTNDQGRAQVTLTLGATSGLYNNKVRARAFNGSLELQNSPMLFVATAAPSKARVLAIAGGNRQQGLAGEPLANPLRVRVLDSQGNPIKDHPVRFRSSGIANGTFSTTGLADTTVVTNANGIAEVTWILGSTILPDSQMVTASANDGLQNLQGSPATFKAAATPGLPSARTSTITASGPVPANGQSRSTITVTVKDKFGNALANKPVQLLASGSDNNVQQPGVTDAQGRATGSLASTKAELKIITAKVDGVHEIKPGTSVRFTPLAATQMAIRSGHSQSGNVNTALLEPLSVLVTDQFNNGVPNVTVVFSVEAGEGRLLGPGPVVTDSNGVAAIQYVLGPTVGENRVRASATGLRNSPLIFVLNAVNNPARSMQLISGNGQTGVVLEELLQPLVVGVVDKDNRPVAGKTIKFEVTFGGGQVNGGQTANVSSDEFGLAKVVWRLGPSAGLNVVRASGTNLNNSPLDFQAQARTGRPVALVEVSGNGAAGAVNQTLATPLVVRVVDANSNGIDGVPVIFELIQGGGQLSNGFINTANGGFASTQITFDGVSGPRKIRASANGLANSPLFFTVTATPGTASRMQAVARTNNQSGTAGLPLNFPLQTKVTDIHGNPIAGVPISYVVKKGGGNFAGQAAATIMTNAQGIAQVPWTVGPGANEAEAIGTGLSGSPIEFRATGVTGNNFPILVDVPDQQAVEGNRIEFVISATDADNEAIRYSAANLPPGAVFDSLGTRIFTWQTDLNSAGRYEVSFFARDLRGGRDEEIVVIEVTNKNQPPVIVSRIPAGMPGAPQDTTVLSGRLTMRVNAVDPDGDVLSYRWYLNGELTSAITNTFEFDSKIKLNAVEAWVFDLEDTVRTRWTIRTPVQLETFSATAVEGRGVRLEWVTSSESNNAGFNLLRSRSRDGGYESINLQIITPSQDGRYSYLDTDVEVNTRYFYKLEDIDLNGNITVHGPLEIMVAPPSRLDLAQNYPNPFNPSTNIRYQLPQNTRVKLVVYNLIGQEVRELVNTIMPAGYHTAVWDGRDQRGKPVPSGIYHYRLEAGGQVLVKRMTLVK; encoded by the coding sequence ATGTCAGCAATGAATTCCCAGCAATGGCTGCGGCGGGTGTGGTGGTTGGGTGTGATGGTGGCAGGCTTTGGTTTCGGCGCGGGGCACGCGCAAACCAGGATCATGCCACTGGGCAACTCCATCACCGAGGGCGTCGGTTCTTCCCACAGTGCCGGGTATCGTTACTATCTCTTCAACCTCCTGGGCAATGCCGGTGTCTCGTTTGATTTCGTCGGCTCGCTGCAGGATGGCAGCGGATTTTCCGACACCGAGCACGAGGGGCACAGCGGCTTTCGCGCGGAACAACTGGATGTGACCGCCTATCTCACGCAGCACAACCCGGATTACGTGCTGCTGGAGGTCGGCACCAATGACATCTCACAGGGGGATACGCCGGCGCAGGTGCGTGACGACATCGCCGCGATCCTGGATGCGATTCACGCCTACAACCCCGCCATACAAACGTATCTTTCCACTGTGGTGCCGCGCAAGGACAATGCGGCAAAGGAGACGGCCACGGAGCAGCTCAATGCTCTTTTGCCGGCGCTGGTGAGCGACAAAGTCGCCGCCGGGCACAAGCTGGTGCTGGTGGACAATCACAGCCGCCTGGTCGCCGATCCCAACTGGGAAACCACGCTCATGGCCGACAACCTGCATCCCAATGACAGCGGCTATGAGCTGATGGCGACCGAGTTCTTCAATGCCATTCAGGGCTACCAGCCCGGTGTCGATGATTTTGCCGATGATTTCAACGGCGGCGTGTTGAGTGCCAACTGGACGGCACACCCCGCTTTCCAGGTGCAAAGCAATCAATTGGTCAATACCGCGACGGTCGACGCCTGGGACAATCATCTTGCCATTCCCAATGTCATCACCAACCCCAATGTTTTGGAATTCACCTACGGCAGTCTTTCCAATGCCGAAGGCCGTTATTTCACCGGCGTGGCCCTGTTGCTGGACAGGGCAGCCACCGATGCCAGCGGTTATCTGTTGTTGCGCAATGAGACCAGCGTGCGGTTGTTTACGATCGTGAATGGCCTGCCGGGCGTGAGCGTGGCAACTGTGGCCGGCAACGTGACGCCGCCGCCACAGGCAGGCGACCGGCTGCGGGTGGAATGGCACAGCGATGCCGGCGGACATCACTTTGTCGTTTATCTGAATGATCAGCTCGATGCCGTGGTGGATGATCCCGCCAAATTGCAGGGCAACGCGGTGACCACCTATGCCGGCATGATGGTGCACGGCAACACCAGCGACGGCGTGGATGATTTTCATCTCTACAAGCAGACCGACGCGACGCCGCCGGCCTTTGTGTCGGATTTGTCCACCACCACTGTGACTTCCACAAGCGTGGAATTGCGCTGGACTGCGCCCGGCGATGATGGCAACACCGGCACGGCGCGTTCCTATGATTTGCGTTACGCGACTTCGTTGATCACCGAGGCCAATTTCAACAGCGCCACGCCGGTGGCGGGTCTGGGCAATCCCAAGCCGGCGGGCAGTATCGAGACGGTCACGGTGAGCGGATTGCGCAGCGGCACACGCTACTATTTTGCCCTGAAAAGTTCGGATGAAATCGGCAACACTTCCGCGCTGTCCAATGTCGTGGAAGTGACGACCACTGTCCTGACCCTGAGCAGCGACACCTTTGACCGGCCCGGTCCGAGCCTGGGCGCCAACTGGGCGGCAGATGCGCGCCTGCAAATCATCAACAACGAAGTGCAGCATACGGCCACCATCGACATTTGGACGCCGGCGGTGTTCAAACTCGGCCGCAATGCGCAGGAAGTCAGCATAGTGTGGGGCCAGAATGCCACGGTCTACGGCGCGAATTTTTCCGGTGTGCTGGTACTGGCGGACAGCTTCACCACCCGGCCCAACGGCTACATGATCCAGCATTCGAACGAGCGCGGCAAGACGCGGCTGTGGCACATGCAGAACGGCAATCTGGTGACCATACTCGATGAGGGCACTGCCTTCGGCCCGAATACTCAGGCGGGCAGCGAGATGAAAGTCATCATCCGCAGGGAGGCCGCCGCGCATTTCTTCGATGTTTACATCAATGGTGTGTTTGACCGCACGCTCTCTGATCCCAACAAGCGGGAGAACGGTTCCTACTCCGGTTTCGTGCTGGAAAGCACGCTGGGCGCGGAGAACGCCCTCACGCAGTTTGAAGTCGGCGTGCAACCAGGGTCACCGGCGAAACTGCTGGTGGTGAGTGGCGACAAGCAAACGGCGCGGGTCCGGCAGAAGCTGGCGAATCCCCTGAAGGTTTCGCTGTACGACAGCTTTGACAATCCCGTGCCGGGCGCGGAGGTCAACTTCACCGCGACGCTCGGCCAGGCCAGTTTCAGCCGCGCGGACAACAACATCCGCCTCGAGGCGGAATCGGGACAAATCACCGCGCCGTTGGTGGTGCAGGATGATCCCGAGGCCTCCGGCGGCAAATATCTGGTGTATCCGGTGCCGCAGAATGACGCCGGCTCGGCGGTGTACACTTTCAATATTCCAGTGAGCGGCACCTACTACATTTGGGCACGCAATCTCACGCCCGGGGAGAGCGGCGCCAATTCCTGGACGGTGAGGGTCGATGGCGGCGCGCCGTTCGTCTACGACGTTTTTCAAGGCCAGCGTTCCAACACCTGGAAGTGGGATTTGCTCAGCGAGCGCGGCACGGGCAACCCCTCCAATCCTCAATTTGATCCCAAGACTTTCGAATGGGCGGCGGGCCAGCATACCCTCGTGGTCGAGGGCCGCTTTGACCGCGCCCGACTCGACAAGTTTTTGATCACGCGGGATGCGAGCTACATTCCGCAGGGCAAGGAAGAAGGCGGCAGCCGCACGGATGAAAACGGCATAGCCAGCACGGAAGTCGTGCTCGGCACCCTGGCGGGTCCCGTCAAAGTGGAGGCGCAATTCGGTGCTCTGGTGCCGGCGGTGTTCCACTTGACCGCAAAACCGGGTTTCCCGGGTGGTTTGGTGCAGCCCGGCGGCAGTGGACAGTCCGGTCCCGCCGGGCAGTTTTTGGCACAGCCCTTTACCGTGGTGGTGACGGACAGCTTTGGCAATCCCACTGCGGACGGCCGGGTGTCGTGGGTGGTGACGGAAGGCACCGGCCAGCTTTCAAGCTATCGCGTCATCAGTGATTCCACCGGCAGGGTGGAAGTTGATTTCGCGCCTGGCAACGGCAGCAGTCAGAACAAAGTCGAAGCGGCGGCGGCCTTCACCAGCCAGCGTTTTGAATTCACCGCGCAGACCAGCAGTGGTGTGGCAAGCGCTGCGGAGCTGGTGAGTGGATCGAATCAAACGGGTGCCGTGGCCAGCACTTTGCCGGCGCCCCTGGTGCTGCGCGTGGCGGATGCCGGCGGCCAGCCGGTGGCGGGTTTCCCGGTCGAGTTTGAGACCATGCGCGGTGGCGGTACGACCAGCGGCCACAATCTTGTGGAGAACAGCGGCTTCGAGAAGGGCAACAATGGTCTGCCCTCGCAATGGACGCTGGAAGGCAATCCCACCACGGATGAAGTTCGGCTCAACAGCAGCAATCCGCATGCGGGCAGCCGCAGCGTGTTCGTCAATGCCAACCGCAACGGCGTGGGCATTTCGCAGGTGATTTCGTATGCCGCCAACACCAGCTATACGCTGACGTTTTGGGCGAAGGTGGACAGCGGCGTGCTGCGTGTTTCCTGGCGCATGAATGATGCCGCCGGCAATCAGCAGGAGACCATCGTCGATGTGACAGCGGAAGCCACTGCCGGCGGATGGCGGCGTTACCTGGTCACGGCGACCAACCAGGCGGCCGCCAATCGCCAGTTGTTCTTCCGCACGTTGAATAGTGGCAAATTCCGCGTGGATGACGTCAGCGTGGTGCGCAACACCGGTGCCGATGGCCGTCTGGCGGTGAATTGGACTTTGGGCGACACCGTTGGCACGCAGCAAGTGCGGGCGCGCGCGCGCAACGCCAGCGGTGCGGATTTGTCCGGCTCACCGGTGGTGTTCACGGCGCAAGCCACGGTGGGCGCGGCAGCCAGGCTGGTCGAAGTGAGCGGCAACAACCAATTGGGAACGGCCGGCCAGCCGTTGGGCGCACCCTTTGTGGTGAAGGTGACGGATGTCGTCGGCAATCCGGTTTCCGGCAGCACGGTGTTGTTTGAAGTGATTCAGGGTGGTGGCAATCTTGCGGGTGCGACGACGGCCAACCTCGTGACCAACGCCCAGGGCCTGGCGCAGGTCGTGCTCACCCTGGGATCGAATGCAACGGTGAGCAATCAGGTGCGTGCCAGCGCCGCTGGTTTGACGGGCAGTCCCATTGTTTTCACGGCTGGCATCGGCACACCGGCCAGGCTGGCCAAAGTCTCGGGTGACAATCAGGTGGGGACGGCCGGCTCGCCGGCGCCCGGCAATTTGGTGGTGAAGATCACCGATGCCGGCAATAAAGCCATCTCGGGTGCATCGGTGACGTTCACAGTGCAGCAGGGCAATGGCACAATCAACGGCCAGTCCACCGCCGTGATTCGCACCGACGGCAACGGTGAAGCCCGCGCCCTCTTCGTGCTCGGGCCGCTGACCGGTGGTGAAAACCGCGTGCGGGCGAGTGCCGAGTTCAACGGCCAGGCGCTGCAGGGCTCGCCGCAGAATTTCGTGGTGCGGGCGGCAGCCTTGAAAGAGATGGCGATGATCAGCGGCAACAATCAAACCGGGATTGCCGGCGAGACGCTGGCCAATCCCTTCCGCGTGATGCTGGTGGACACGCTCAACCACGGTGTGCCGCAACAGGAAGTGACGTTCACCGTCATCGAGGGCGGTGGCCGGCTCGACAATGGCGGCACCAGCAGCATCGTGCGAACGGATTCCACCGGCCGGGCGCAGGTGCGCCTGACGCTGGGCTCGCAAATCGGCACGAACAACAACAAGGTGCGGGCGCAGGCGGCGATCGCGTTGCCGGGTTCTCCGCAGATTTTCCAGGCGAGCGCACAAGTCGGCCCGCCCGCGGTGCTGAAGAAGATCGACGGCGACAGCCTTTCCGGCGTGGTGAATAATCCCCTGCCCGAGCCTTTTGTGGTGCAGGTCACTGACCGTGCCGGCAATCCGCTCTTCGGAGTAAAGGTGATCTTTGAAGTGCTGGAGGGCGGCGGCAATCTCGACGGCGTGACCAGGGACACGGTGACCACCAACGATCAGGGGCGGGCGCAGGTGACGCTGACTTTGGGCGCCACCTCGGGTCTGTACAACAACAAAGTGCGCGCGCGCGCCTTCAACGGCTCGCTCGAGCTGCAGAACTCGCCCATGCTGTTCGTGGCCACCGCCGCACCCAGCAAGGCGCGCGTGCTTGCGATCGCGGGCGGCAACCGGCAACAGGGGTTGGCGGGCGAACCGCTGGCCAATCCGCTGCGCGTGCGCGTGCTCGACAGCCAGGGCAATCCCATCAAGGACCATCCGGTGCGCTTCCGCTCCAGCGGCATCGCCAATGGCACCTTCAGCACCACAGGTCTGGCCGACACCACCGTCGTTACCAATGCCAATGGCATTGCCGAGGTAACATGGATTCTCGGCAGCACGATTCTGCCGGACAGCCAGATGGTGACTGCCAGCGCCAACGACGGCCTGCAAAATCTGCAGGGCTCACCGGCAACCTTCAAAGCCGCGGCCACACCCGGCCTGCCCAGTGCCCGGACCTCGACCATCACCGCCTCCGGGCCGGTGCCGGCCAACGGCCAGAGCCGTTCCACCATCACGGTCACCGTGAAGGACAAGTTCGGCAATGCACTCGCCAACAAGCCGGTGCAACTCCTCGCCTCCGGCTCGGACAACAACGTACAGCAGCCCGGCGTGACCGACGCCCAGGGGCGCGCCACCGGCTCGCTGGCCTCGACCAAAGCCGAGCTCAAAATCATCACGGCCAAAGTGGACGGCGTGCATGAGATCAAGCCCGGCACCAGTGTGCGCTTCACGCCGCTGGCCGCCACGCAAATGGCGATTCGCAGCGGCCACAGCCAGAGCGGCAACGTCAACACCGCACTGCTGGAACCGTTGAGTGTGCTGGTGACGGATCAATTCAACAATGGTGTGCCCAACGTGACGGTGGTTTTCAGCGTTGAAGCGGGCGAAGGCCGGCTGCTCGGCCCGGGCCCGGTGGTGACCGACAGCAACGGCGTGGCGGCAATTCAGTATGTGCTCGGACCGACAGTGGGCGAGAACCGCGTGCGCGCGAGCGCGACCGGTCTGCGCAACTCGCCGCTCATCTTCGTGCTCAATGCCGTCAACAATCCGGCGCGCAGCATGCAGTTGATCTCCGGCAATGGCCAGACCGGGGTGGTGCTGGAAGAGCTGCTGCAGCCGCTGGTGGTGGGTGTGGTGGACAAGGACAATCGTCCGGTGGCCGGCAAGACTATCAAATTTGAAGTCACCTTCGGCGGCGGCCAGGTCAACGGCGGCCAGACGGCCAACGTGAGCAGCGATGAATTCGGCCTGGCGAAAGTGGTGTGGCGTCTCGGGCCGAGCGCCGGCTTGAATGTTGTGCGCGCCAGCGGGACAAATCTCAACAATTCGCCGCTGGATTTCCAGGCGCAGGCGCGTACCGGTCGGCCCGTCGCGCTGGTCGAGGTGAGCGGCAATGGCGCCGCCGGTGCTGTCAATCAAACCCTGGCCACGCCCCTGGTGGTGCGCGTGGTGGATGCCAACAGCAACGGCATCGACGGGGTGCCGGTGATTTTCGAATTGATCCAGGGCGGCGGCCAGCTCTCCAACGGCTTCATCAATACCGCCAATGGCGGCTTTGCCTCGACACAGATCACCTTCGATGGCGTGAGCGGCCCGCGCAAGATCCGCGCAAGCGCCAACGGCCTGGCCAACTCGCCGCTGTTCTTCACGGTGACCGCAACGCCGGGCACTGCCAGCCGGATGCAGGCAGTGGCGCGCACCAACAACCAGAGCGGCACCGCCGGCCTGCCGTTGAACTTTCCGCTGCAAACGAAAGTCACCGACATCCATGGCAACCCGATTGCAGGCGTGCCGATCAGCTATGTGGTGAAGAAAGGCGGCGGTAATTTTGCCGGACAGGCAGCGGCCACGATCATGACCAATGCCCAGGGGATCGCGCAAGTGCCATGGACCGTGGGCCCCGGCGCCAATGAAGCGGAAGCCATCGGCACCGGCCTGAGCGGTTCGCCGATCGAATTCCGGGCCACCGGCGTGACCGGCAACAATTTCCCGATTCTCGTCGATGTGCCGGATCAGCAGGCTGTGGAAGGCAACCGCATCGAGTTTGTGATCAGTGCGACCGATGCCGACAACGAGGCCATACGTTACAGCGCGGCCAATCTGCCGCCCGGTGCGGTTTTCGACTCGCTCGGCACGCGCATCTTCACCTGGCAGACCGATCTCAACAGCGCCGGCCGTTATGAAGTCAGCTTCTTTGCGCGCGATTTGCGCGGCGGCCGGGACGAGGAGATCGTCGTCATCGAAGTGACGAACAAAAACCAACCACCGGTGATCGTCAGCCGCATTCCGGCCGGCATGCCCGGTGCGCCACAGGACACCACCGTGCTGAGCGGCAGGCTCACCATGCGCGTCAACGCGGTTGACCCCGACGGTGACGTGTTGAGCTACCGCTGGTATTTGAACGGCGAGCTGACCAGCGCCATCACCAACACCTTCGAGTTTGACAGCAAGATCAAACTCAATGCGGTGGAAGCCTGGGTGTTCGATCTGGAAGACACGGTGCGCACGCGCTGGACCATCCGCACGCCGGTGCAGCTCGAAACCTTCAGCGCCACCGCAGTGGAGGGCAGGGGCGTGCGCCTGGAATGGGTCACCAGCAGCGAGTCCAACAACGCCGGCTTCAACCTGCTGCGCAGCCGCAGCCGGGACGGCGGGTATGAAAGCATCAATCTGCAGATCATCACCCCGAGCCAGGATGGCCGCTATTCCTACCTCGACACCGACGTCGAGGTCAACACGCGCTATTTCTACAAGCTCGAGGACATCGATCTCAACGGCAACATTACCGTGCATGGCCCGCTGGAGATCATGGTGGCGCCGCCGTCACGCCTCGATCTGGCACAGAACTATCCGAACCCGTTCAACCCGTCCACCAACATCCGCTACCAACTGCCGCAGAACACCCGGGTCAAACTGGTGGTTTACAATCTGATCGGCCAGGAGGTGCGCGAGCTGGTGAACACCATCATGCCGGCCGGTTATCATACCGCAGTGTGGGACGGCCGCGACCAGCGCGGCAAGCCGGTGCCCTCGGGCATTTATCACTACCGTCTCGAAGCCGGCGGCCAGGTGTTGGTGAAACGCATGACCCTGGTCAAATAA
- a CDS encoding agmatine deiminase family protein — protein sequence MLLLPALLLTLAGSRPSLAQAKIRLQSAHAGEIKKLLLVYTWSAEMGVLSLADILTALPEAEAVILSQFAPGSESFRVFTASLTRGGLGRDRHGRPRLQFVQDASAYGPWPRDQALVDSHGTLWISPSDNHRLRAIFTALDESYGLRQTRATVPFTGANLIPLGNLVLCPDRLDTLALASFLQGPFLPLPSPPPPDPFHLDLLVMPLSETVIAVGDDELARARLLALNAAQERRILAQWAVEFAASGHNLEVKAAGNTFRFQTLPRPYLILPALLQEKLQILTELAKPGAFRTAVLAEPEYHWDDRIAAALRRRGFKVVRVPFWPGTAGTVASRKAGGLPMLCYANCLVWEKGVLMPVYGIASLDQLARDTLSAASGKPVFAVRGGALLGYGNSGPHCLTLEFRR from the coding sequence ATGCTTCTGCTGCCGGCCTTGCTCCTGACGCTGGCTGGCTCCAGGCCTTCTCTGGCACAGGCCAAAATTCGGCTGCAAAGTGCGCACGCCGGCGAGATCAAAAAGCTGCTGCTGGTTTACACCTGGTCCGCGGAAATGGGGGTGTTGTCGCTGGCGGATATTCTCACGGCGCTGCCCGAGGCGGAGGCAGTCATTCTCAGCCAGTTTGCACCGGGATCGGAATCCTTTCGTGTGTTCACTGCCAGTCTGACGCGTGGCGGTTTGGGCCGCGACCGCCATGGCCGGCCTCGGCTGCAATTCGTGCAGGACGCCAGCGCCTACGGCCCGTGGCCGCGCGACCAGGCGCTGGTGGACAGTCATGGCACGCTGTGGATCAGCCCCTCGGACAACCATCGCTTGCGCGCAATTTTCACCGCGCTGGATGAAAGCTATGGCCTGCGGCAGACCCGGGCAACGGTGCCTTTTACCGGCGCCAACCTGATTCCGCTCGGCAATTTGGTGCTGTGCCCCGACCGGCTGGATACGCTGGCGCTTGCCAGCTTTTTACAGGGCCCGTTTCTCCCCCTGCCCTCCCCGCCGCCGCCCGACCCTTTTCATCTCGATCTGCTGGTCATGCCGCTTTCTGAAACTGTGATCGCCGTTGGGGATGATGAGCTGGCGCGTGCTCGCCTGCTGGCGCTCAACGCGGCACAAGAAAGACGCATCCTGGCGCAGTGGGCGGTGGAGTTTGCCGCTTCCGGCCACAATCTCGAAGTCAAAGCCGCGGGCAATACATTTCGTTTTCAAACCCTGCCGCGGCCGTATTTGATTCTGCCGGCGCTGTTGCAGGAAAAATTGCAGATTCTCACCGAGCTGGCCAAACCCGGCGCTTTTCGCACCGCCGTGCTGGCCGAGCCGGAATATCACTGGGATGATCGCATCGCCGCCGCCTTGCGCCGGCGCGGATTCAAAGTCGTGCGAGTGCCTTTTTGGCCGGGCACCGCCGGCACGGTGGCGAGCAGGAAGGCCGGTGGCTTGCCCATGCTGTGTTATGCCAACTGCCTGGTGTGGGAGAAGGGCGTGCTCATGCCGGTTTATGGCATCGCCAGCCTGGATCAGCTCGCGCGCGATACCCTGTCGGCGGCCTCCGGCAAACCGGTCTTTGCCGTGCGCGGCGGCGCCCTGCTGGGTTACGGCAATTCCGGGCCGCATTGCCTGACGTTGGAATTTCGCCGGTGA
- a CDS encoding T9SS type A sorting domain-containing protein produces the protein MAQQPQPATLAKSVAKFGPGLPLIESTYDFMTNNAMGRHLHNYGGGILAVARTASQGAIGTWADRGTFFAYNDGNGFLLPMTKVESARRGWGNLSATADGRSVIVSHGGLEVNVDALQGLGIWTASLTGNFPTGSDLTWPRIVVDGKDYFHVVVTHFSFDPFPGLGGGQYPVYGRSTDGGLNWEFRFMFQKAGAAPGDPPDTTGGLWIGGGDADAYAIDAWGDKVGIAAFCAYDAGFNSNEILFAESSDNGATWTWSNITSVGRGVPPADGDFRPNGHLDLIYDREGIPHIVFENFLVLPDSAGTAPESFLYTQSPLLHWSPTTGVTYVASRADLPDAEQNRLPGSQLWGRGLGSGLYWPSLGVDESNVLYVAFSAPTAGDVDPDSVNYLDIYATASADGGATWGSPAVNLTASPGTEDKYVSVAKLVDDSLRFVYNSDDVNGGTVQPGNQTTPTMMMYYTFSAADIPKINTAVRDRDPMAGLPADYALAQNFPNPFNPTTVISFSLPASVKVKLEVFNALGQKVATLVNHKLPAGSHTATWNAASMPSGIYFYKLEAGSFSQTRKMVLAK, from the coding sequence ATGGCACAGCAGCCGCAGCCCGCAACGCTGGCCAAGTCTGTCGCCAAATTTGGCCCGGGCCTGCCGTTGATCGAGTCCACCTACGATTTCATGACCAATAATGCCATGGGCCGGCACCTCCACAATTATGGCGGGGGCATCCTGGCCGTTGCCAGAACCGCCTCGCAGGGTGCCATTGGCACCTGGGCCGATCGCGGTACCTTCTTCGCCTACAATGACGGCAATGGTTTCTTGCTACCCATGACCAAGGTCGAGTCTGCGCGGCGCGGTTGGGGAAATCTTTCTGCGACCGCCGATGGACGCAGTGTCATTGTTTCGCACGGCGGTTTGGAGGTCAACGTTGACGCTTTGCAAGGCCTTGGTATCTGGACCGCTTCCCTCACCGGCAATTTTCCAACAGGCTCGGATCTGACCTGGCCGCGCATCGTGGTGGATGGCAAGGACTATTTTCACGTGGTGGTGACGCATTTTTCCTTTGATCCCTTCCCCGGCCTGGGCGGCGGGCAGTATCCCGTGTATGGCCGCTCCACCGACGGCGGACTGAACTGGGAATTCCGGTTTATGTTTCAAAAAGCCGGCGCGGCGCCGGGCGATCCGCCGGATACCACTGGCGGCCTGTGGATCGGCGGTGGTGACGCCGATGCCTACGCCATCGACGCCTGGGGCGACAAAGTCGGTATTGCCGCATTTTGCGCCTACGATGCCGGCTTCAACAGCAATGAAATTCTGTTCGCCGAGTCTTCGGATAATGGCGCCACCTGGACCTGGTCGAACATCACCAGCGTTGGCAGGGGTGTTCCGCCGGCGGACGGGGACTTTCGGCCCAACGGTCATCTCGATTTGATTTACGACCGGGAAGGCATCCCCCACATTGTATTCGAGAATTTTCTCGTGCTGCCCGATTCCGCGGGCACCGCGCCGGAATCTTTTCTCTACACCCAGTCACCGTTGTTGCATTGGAGCCCGACCACCGGCGTGACCTACGTTGCGAGCCGTGCCGACCTGCCGGATGCGGAGCAGAATCGTTTGCCGGGATCGCAGCTTTGGGGCCGTGGTTTGGGCAGCGGCTTGTACTGGCCCTCGCTGGGTGTCGATGAGAGCAACGTGCTGTATGTCGCCTTCAGTGCGCCCACTGCCGGTGATGTCGATCCGGACAGCGTAAACTACCTCGACATTTATGCGACGGCCTCGGCTGACGGTGGCGCCACCTGGGGCTCGCCAGCGGTGAATCTCACCGCTTCGCCGGGAACGGAGGACAAATACGTCTCGGTTGCCAAGCTGGTGGATGACAGCCTCCGTTTCGTCTACAATTCTGATGACGTCAATGGCGGCACGGTGCAGCCCGGCAATCAGACGACGCCAACCATGATGATGTACTACACTTTTTCGGCTGCCGATATCCCGAAGATCAACACCGCGGTGCGGGATCGTGATCCGATGGCGGGCCTGCCGGCGGATTATGCCTTGGCGCAAAACTTCCCGAATCCCTTCAATCCCACGACGGTGATTTCCTTTTCCCTGCCGGCAAGCGTGAAGGTGAAGCTGGAAGTCTTCAACGCCCTCGGCCAGAAAGTCGCGACCCTGGTCAATCACAAGCTGCCGGCAGGCAGCCATACGGCGACCTGGAACGCGGCGAGCATGCCCTCCGGCATTTATTTCTACAAGCTGGAAGCGGGCAGCTTCAGCCAGACCCGGAAGATGGTCTTGGCGAAGTAA